A segment of the Vibrio sp. YMD68 genome:
TGGTACGGTTTTTTCTAGGTTGATGATATGAACTTTGTTACGAGCACCAAAGATGAATGGCTTCATTTTTGGGTTCCAGTAACGAGTTTGGTGACCGAAGTGAACACCAGCTTTAAGCATATCGCGCATTGATACAGTTGCCATTTTAAAATCCTCTATGGGGTTAGGCCTCCACACTCCCCATGACTCCGACCCCTAACATCTATTTGTTTAAGCACAAATAGTTTGATAGTTGAGGCACCCCGGAACATGTGTCGGAATGTGTGTGAATTAAATTAAAGTGAGTGGAATATAGCAGCCACTATCGCCAGTGATAGAGATAATTGACCGATATTCCGGCGCGCTTTATACCATATTTTCACACTATATGGCTAGTAAAAAAACCTAACCAATTGAGTTACCGCTGAGTCTATTTCCCTACTTCATCCGAATATCAGTGAGAACCGCCCACTGAGACGCATACACTTTTTCAGCACTTCCTGATAGAATACGAATCATTATTGTCGAGAGCACCTTAAACTGGCCGAGAATTAGCGCTAATGTCTATAAAAATCAAAACCCAGAAAGAAATCGAAAGAATGCGTATCGCTGGCAAACTGGCATCCGAAATTCTAGAAATGATTGAACCTTATATAAAAGAAGGGGTAACAACCGATGAGTTAAATGCCATCTGTCATGATTTCGCCACAGATAAAGGTGCTTACTCTGCCCCTCTTAACTACCATGGTTTTCCTAAGTCGATTTGTACTTCGATCAACCATATCGTTTGTCATGGCATTCCTGCTTCCCAGGATGAGAAAGGCAGCAATGGTCAACTGAAACCCGCTGTATTGAAAAATGGTGACATTCTTAATGTTGATATCACGGTTATCATTCCTGATGAGGAAGGCGCGGACTTAAGCACTCGACCTCAAGGCTATCACGGTGATACTTCCAAGATGTTCTTAGTGGGTGATGTCTCCCCTGCAGACAAACGCTTATGTATGGTTGCTCAGGAAGCCCTGTATGTCGGAATGCGC
Coding sequences within it:
- the map gene encoding type I methionyl aminopeptidase — protein: MSIKIKTQKEIERMRIAGKLASEILEMIEPYIKEGVTTDELNAICHDFATDKGAYSAPLNYHGFPKSICTSINHIVCHGIPASQDEKGSNGQLKPAVLKNGDILNVDITVIIPDEEGADLSTRPQGYHGDTSKMFLVGDVSPADKRLCMVAQEALYVGMRKVKPGATVGDIGTAIEKYIKENNKKNPRNKFSIVKDFCGHGIGNEFHEEPQIVHYKNSDRRVLKEGHCFTIEPMINAGKFGCSVDAEDDWTVYTGDGKNSAQWEHTLLVTANGCEVLTLRSEESIPRIMKN